Proteins encoded by one window of Porphyrobacter sp. YT40:
- the fabI gene encoding enoyl-ACP reductase FabI → MDGLMAGKRGLIMGLANDKSLAWGIAKKLAEHGAELAFSYQGEALGKRVIPLAAQLGSDFTFECDVSSMESLDAAFAALKERWDSLDFVVHAIGFSDKNELRGLYVDTSLDNFLMTMNISAYSLVAIAQRASAMMPESGGAILTLSYYGAEKVVPHYNVMGVAKAALETSVKYLANDLGPRNIRVNAISAGPIKTLAASGIGDFRYILKWNEYNAPLRRNVTIDDVGGAGLYLLSDLSSGVTGETHHVDAGYHVVGMKQEDAPDIALS, encoded by the coding sequence ATGGACGGATTGATGGCAGGCAAGCGCGGCCTCATCATGGGGCTCGCCAACGACAAGTCGCTGGCCTGGGGGATTGCGAAGAAGCTCGCCGAGCATGGGGCCGAGCTCGCCTTTTCCTATCAGGGTGAAGCGCTGGGCAAGCGCGTGATCCCGCTCGCGGCGCAGCTGGGGAGCGATTTCACCTTCGAATGCGACGTGTCGAGCATGGAATCGCTCGATGCCGCGTTCGCCGCCCTAAAAGAGCGCTGGGACAGCCTCGACTTCGTGGTCCACGCGATCGGCTTTTCCGACAAGAACGAGCTGCGCGGGCTCTATGTCGACACCAGCCTCGACAACTTCCTGATGACGATGAACATCTCGGCCTATTCGCTGGTCGCGATCGCCCAGCGCGCGAGCGCGATGATGCCCGAAAGCGGCGGCGCGATCCTGACGCTGAGCTATTACGGCGCCGAGAAGGTCGTGCCGCATTACAACGTCATGGGCGTGGCCAAGGCGGCGCTGGAGACGAGCGTGAAGTATCTCGCCAACGATCTCGGCCCGCGCAATATCCGCGTCAACGCGATCAGCGCCGGGCCGATCAAGACCCTCGCGGCGAGCGGGATCGGCGATTTCCGCTACATCCTCAAGTGGAACGAATACAACGCACCGCTGCGCCGCAATGTCACGATCGACGATGTCGGCGGCGCGGGGCTCTATCTGCTGTCGGACCTTTCATCCGGCGTCACCGGGGAGACGCATCATGTCGATGCGGGCTACCATGTCGTCGGAATGAAGCAGGAAGACGCGCCGGACATTGCGCTGTCCTAG
- a CDS encoding YihY/virulence factor BrkB family protein — translation MLARLTSEPRLRHAGRVVRRVAIDTFNDGFIHAGNLAYLSMLAIFPFFILGAALFDLIGGRDNAQTLVFSVARAMPDSVASVIVPVAETVIYARSGWLLWVGAAVGLWTVSSLVETIRDILRRAYHTKTGRTFWQKRLVSAGLILGAVVVLMLSLFAQVLIGGAQEVIQAVLPQLGKWIGALRLSRIVPGLGLAASLWVLFVTLTPKSYRGRQWPKWPGALFTTLWWLAVAAALPVVLRSVFTYDLTYGSLAGSMVTLLFFWLVGLGVVIGAELNAALAHEAAERAEQPKENA, via the coding sequence ATGCTTGCCCGTCTCACCAGCGAACCCCGTCTCCGTCACGCCGGACGGGTGGTGCGACGCGTGGCGATCGACACCTTCAACGATGGCTTCATCCACGCGGGCAACCTCGCCTATCTGTCGATGCTCGCGATCTTCCCCTTCTTCATCCTCGGGGCGGCGCTGTTCGATTTGATCGGCGGGCGCGACAATGCGCAGACACTGGTCTTCTCGGTCGCGCGCGCCATGCCGGATTCGGTCGCCTCGGTGATCGTGCCGGTGGCCGAGACGGTGATCTATGCGCGCTCGGGCTGGCTGCTGTGGGTGGGCGCGGCGGTCGGCCTGTGGACCGTGTCGAGCCTGGTCGAGACGATCCGCGACATCCTGCGGCGCGCCTACCACACCAAGACCGGGCGCACCTTCTGGCAGAAACGGCTGGTTTCGGCGGGGCTGATTCTCGGCGCGGTGGTGGTGCTGATGCTCTCGCTCTTCGCACAGGTGCTGATCGGCGGCGCGCAGGAGGTGATCCAGGCGGTGCTGCCGCAATTGGGCAAGTGGATCGGCGCGCTGCGGCTGTCGCGGATCGTTCCGGGTCTCGGCCTTGCCGCCTCACTGTGGGTGCTGTTCGTGACGCTGACACCCAAGTCCTATCGTGGGCGGCAATGGCCCAAGTGGCCCGGCGCGCTGTTCACGACGCTGTGGTGGCTCGCCGTCGCGGCGGCGCTGCCGGTGGTGCTGCGCTCGGTCTTCACCTATGATCTGACCTATGGCAGCCTTGCCGGGAGTATGGTGACGCTGCTGTTTTTCTGGCTTGTCGGGCTGGGCGTGGTTATCGGCGCGGAATTGAATGCGGCGCTGGCTCACGAAGCGGCCGAACGGGCGGAGCAGCCCAAGGAGAATGCGTAG
- a CDS encoding DnaJ C-terminal domain-containing protein, translating to MRDPYSILGVPRTASEADIKSAYRKLAKELHPDRNKDNPKAAEKFSDATRAYDLLSDKAKRAQFDRGEIDGDGNPANPFAGMGGRPGYGRGGTYGAGPGGGPGPNPADFAGFGADDVDLGDLFEGLFGGRKNPQAGAARRGFGRQPPPPPPKRGADIQYRLAVPFVDAAAGRDQRITLADGKAINLKLPAGVEDGTMMRLKDKGHPGPGGNGDGIVMVEVGSHPFFRREGDNIRMDLPVTLDEAVRGAKVKCPTVDGAVMLTIKPGTSGGTVLRLAGKGWTKKNGKLVDGKHERGDQLVNIEIQLPADLAALETRLEGWIDPARPREKFGL from the coding sequence ATGCGCGATCCCTATTCCATTCTCGGCGTCCCCCGCACCGCGTCGGAAGCGGACATCAAGAGCGCCTATCGCAAGCTCGCCAAGGAGCTGCATCCCGATCGCAACAAGGACAATCCCAAGGCGGCGGAGAAATTCTCCGATGCCACCCGCGCCTACGATCTGCTGAGCGACAAGGCCAAGCGCGCGCAGTTCGACCGGGGCGAGATTGACGGGGACGGCAACCCCGCCAATCCCTTCGCCGGAATGGGCGGGCGGCCCGGTTATGGCCGCGGGGGCACCTATGGTGCAGGGCCGGGCGGCGGGCCGGGGCCGAATCCAGCCGATTTCGCCGGGTTCGGCGCGGACGATGTCGATCTGGGCGATCTGTTCGAAGGCCTGTTCGGCGGCCGCAAGAACCCACAAGCGGGCGCGGCGCGGCGCGGCTTCGGGCGGCAACCACCCCCGCCTCCGCCCAAGCGTGGCGCGGATATCCAGTACCGGCTCGCCGTGCCTTTCGTCGACGCCGCCGCCGGGCGCGATCAGCGCATCACGCTGGCCGACGGCAAGGCGATCAACCTGAAGCTCCCCGCCGGGGTCGAGGACGGCACGATGATGCGCCTCAAGGACAAGGGCCATCCGGGGCCGGGCGGCAATGGCGACGGGATCGTGATGGTCGAAGTCGGCTCCCACCCGTTCTTCCGGCGCGAGGGCGACAATATCCGCATGGACCTGCCTGTCACGCTCGACGAGGCGGTGCGCGGGGCCAAGGTCAAGTGCCCGACGGTGGACGGCGCAGTGATGCTGACGATCAAGCCCGGCACCTCGGGCGGCACGGTGTTGCGGCTGGCGGGCAAGGGCTGGACGAAGAAGAATGGCAAGCTGGTCGACGGCAAGCACGAACGCGGCGACCAGCTGGTGAATATCGAAATCCAGCTTCCCGCCGATCTCGCCGCGCTGGAAACCCGGCTCGAAGGCTGGATCGACCCGGCCCGCCCGCGCGAGAAATTCGGCCTCTAG
- the pdxH gene encoding pyridoxamine 5'-phosphate oxidase — protein sequence MSDTTPLDDAQLADSVIPEGADPFDLFEEWFAAAQVGEINDPNAMALATATADAAPSVRMVLLKGHGKDEMAGGGFTFFTNAESRKGAQIRANMQAALLFHWKSLRRQIRIEGPLTEVSPERADAYFHSRPYKSQVGSAASDQSRPLPERQTYLDRVQELWAAHEDEGKVPRPPHWTGFTLSPRRIEFWIDRDNRLHDRREFVRDSADAPWSGTLLYP from the coding sequence ATGTCCGACACCACCCCGCTCGACGATGCCCAGCTCGCCGATTCGGTGATCCCCGAAGGCGCCGATCCCTTCGACCTGTTCGAGGAATGGTTCGCCGCTGCGCAGGTGGGGGAGATCAACGATCCCAACGCCATGGCGCTCGCCACGGCGACGGCGGATGCCGCGCCTTCGGTGCGGATGGTGCTGCTGAAGGGCCACGGCAAGGACGAGATGGCGGGCGGCGGCTTCACCTTCTTCACCAATGCCGAAAGCCGCAAAGGCGCGCAGATCCGTGCCAATATGCAGGCCGCGCTGCTGTTCCACTGGAAAAGCCTGCGCCGCCAGATCCGCATCGAAGGCCCGCTGACCGAGGTCTCGCCCGAGCGGGCCGACGCCTATTTCCACTCGCGCCCCTACAAGAGCCAGGTCGGCAGCGCCGCCAGCGACCAGTCGCGCCCCTTGCCCGAGCGCCAGACCTATCTCGACCGGGTGCAGGAATTGTGGGCCGCCCACGAGGATGAGGGCAAGGTGCCGCGCCCGCCGCACTGGACCGGCTTCACGCTCTCCCCGCGCCGGATCGAGTTCTGGATCGACCGCGACAACCGGCTCCACGACCGCCGGGAATTTGTGCGCGACAGCGCCGATGCGCCGTGGTCGGGCACGCTCCTTTACCCGTGA
- a CDS encoding PhzF family phenazine biosynthesis protein: MQIPYWHVDAFAARPFGGNQAAVMVLDEWLPDDVLVRIGGENLFAETAFVVRDATGEADWELRWCTPTYEIALCGHATLASGHVLLTRDAEGQGLERVTFRTRQSGILEVVRAGEGYELALPTIQTAPGDYPEAVALLGAEPLEVWRNDSRYNVFLFEDEAAIRALDPDIRGLGKLGTDQFICTAPGDTTDIVSRVFVPGGGVDEDSVTGSAHAVLTPFWAKRLGRTSFTAHQASTRGGDLTLRLEGDKAWLGGPCVTVVEGTFHL, translated from the coding sequence ATGCAGATACCCTATTGGCACGTCGATGCCTTCGCCGCCCGGCCCTTCGGCGGCAATCAGGCGGCGGTGATGGTGCTGGACGAATGGCTGCCCGACGATGTGCTGGTGCGGATCGGGGGCGAGAACCTCTTCGCCGAAACCGCCTTCGTGGTGCGCGATGCCACCGGAGAGGCCGACTGGGAGCTGCGCTGGTGCACGCCGACCTATGAAATCGCGCTGTGCGGCCATGCGACGCTGGCGAGCGGGCACGTGCTGCTGACGCGGGACGCCGAGGGCCAGGGGCTTGAGCGGGTTACCTTCCGCACCCGCCAGTCGGGCATCCTCGAAGTCGTGCGGGCGGGGGAGGGCTATGAGCTTGCGCTTCCCACGATCCAGACCGCGCCGGGCGATTACCCCGAAGCGGTGGCGCTGCTCGGCGCGGAGCCGCTGGAAGTGTGGCGCAACGACAGCCGCTACAATGTCTTCCTGTTCGAGGACGAGGCGGCGATCCGCGCGCTCGATCCCGACATCCGCGGGCTGGGCAAGCTCGGCACCGACCAGTTCATCTGCACCGCACCGGGCGACACAACCGACATTGTAAGCCGCGTCTTCGTGCCGGGCGGCGGGGTGGACGAGGATTCGGTCACCGGATCGGCCCATGCGGTGCTCACGCCGTTCTGGGCGAAGCGGCTGGGGCGGACAAGCTTCACCGCGCATCAGGCGAGCACACGCGGCGGCGATCTTACGCTGCGGCTGGAAGGCGACAAGGCGTGGCTTGGCGGGCCCTGCGTGACGGTGGTCGAGGGAACATTCCACCTGTGA
- a CDS encoding serine hydrolase, whose amino-acid sequence MTLPAAVLNRAILPAPVLLLLAACGSPPPAEAPLTEAALAAVTDDAGAPRDQLARQIDDLFTLPGLGETRAVVVMANGKLAAERYGEGYDKDTRFVSWSMAKTVTAVLIGMLVADGKLALDAPAPVPLWQRPGDPRAEITLRQLLQMRSGLRHTEAGDPPYESAEVRMLFLDGRDDMAKWAEEQPLEAEPGKQFEYSSNTTVILADIAARALTTSNKPEARRKAVADYLRIRLFGPLGMTSMVPEFDASGTLIGGSLMHATARDWAKFGEFLRLKGRAPGGEQLVPVRWVEAMVTPSPARANYGFQIWLNRPLAQGEDQPLFPDRAPESLFSLIGHMGQYVLVSPEQRVTLVRLGHSDSAERPPMLQQAADVLELYPER is encoded by the coding sequence ATGACCCTGCCAGCCGCCGTCCTTAATCGCGCGATCCTGCCCGCGCCAGTCCTGCTGTTGCTCGCCGCCTGCGGTTCCCCGCCGCCGGCCGAAGCACCCCTGACCGAAGCCGCGCTCGCCGCCGTTACCGACGATGCGGGCGCCCCGCGCGACCAGCTTGCGCGCCAGATCGACGATCTCTTCACCCTCCCCGGCCTCGGCGAAACCCGCGCGGTGGTGGTGATGGCAAACGGCAAGCTCGCCGCCGAGCGTTATGGCGAGGGCTATGACAAGGACACGCGCTTCGTCAGCTGGTCGATGGCCAAGACCGTCACCGCGGTGCTGATCGGCATGCTGGTCGCCGACGGCAAGCTCGCGCTCGATGCGCCCGCGCCGGTGCCGCTGTGGCAGCGCCCCGGCGATCCGCGCGCGGAGATCACGCTGCGCCAGCTGCTCCAGATGCGCAGCGGGCTGCGCCACACCGAAGCGGGCGATCCGCCCTACGAGAGCGCCGAGGTGCGGATGCTGTTCCTCGACGGGCGTGACGACATGGCCAAGTGGGCGGAGGAACAACCGCTTGAGGCCGAGCCGGGCAAGCAGTTCGAATATTCGAGCAACACCACCGTGATCCTCGCCGATATCGCCGCGCGCGCGCTGACGACCAGCAACAAGCCCGAAGCGCGGCGCAAGGCGGTGGCGGATTATCTCCGCATCAGACTGTTCGGTCCGCTGGGAATGACAAGCATGGTGCCCGAATTCGACGCCAGCGGCACGCTGATCGGCGGCAGCCTGATGCACGCCACCGCGCGCGACTGGGCGAAATTCGGCGAGTTCCTGCGGCTGAAGGGCCGCGCACCGGGGGGCGAGCAGCTCGTCCCCGTCCGCTGGGTCGAAGCGATGGTGACGCCCAGCCCGGCGCGCGCCAATTACGGCTTCCAAATCTGGCTCAACCGCCCGCTGGCGCAAGGCGAGGACCAGCCACTGTTCCCCGACCGCGCGCCCGAGAGCCTGTTCTCGCTGATCGGGCATATGGGGCAATATGTGCTGGTCTCGCCGGAACAGCGCGTGACTCTGGTGCGGCTCGGCCATTCAGATTCGGCCGAGCGCCCGCCGATGTTGCAGCAAGCGGCGGACGTGCTGGAGCTTTATCCGGAGAGGTGA
- the mnmA gene encoding tRNA 2-thiouridine(34) synthase MnmA, with amino-acid sequence METPALLETGLMAPADAAALFDLPRAASDCRIVVAMSGGVDSSVVAALAHASGAEVIGITLQLYDYGAATGRKGACCAGDDIRDARAVADRLGIAHYVFDHESAFREDVVEQFADEYLAGRTPVPCIRCNMGPKFTDLFRMARELGADCLATGHYVRRVVGADGVELHRAFDPARDQSYFLYGTTEAQLDYLRFPLGGMPKPQVRALAEAAALRNAAKPDSQDICFVPDGNYAKIVTKVRPEGAAPGAIVHAASGEKLGEHKGIVHFTVGQRKGLEIGGQPEPLYVIGLDALSREVRVGPKRMLAVNAARITETNRIGPVPDAPLTAKVRSLAKPVPVTLEGDLGDGAAVTIRFAEPEFGVAPGQAAVIYAGDRVIGGGWIDSTEKVEA; translated from the coding sequence ATGGAAACCCCCGCTCTCCTCGAAACCGGCTTGATGGCCCCGGCCGATGCTGCCGCGCTGTTCGATCTGCCGCGCGCCGCCAGCGACTGCCGCATCGTCGTCGCGATGAGCGGCGGGGTCGATTCCTCGGTGGTCGCCGCCCTCGCCCATGCCAGCGGGGCCGAGGTGATCGGCATCACGCTCCAGCTTTACGATTACGGCGCGGCGACGGGCCGCAAGGGCGCGTGCTGCGCGGGCGACGACATCCGTGACGCGCGCGCGGTGGCCGACCGGCTGGGCATCGCGCATTACGTCTTCGACCATGAAAGCGCCTTCCGCGAAGACGTGGTCGAACAATTCGCCGACGAATATCTCGCCGGGCGCACGCCGGTGCCCTGCATCCGCTGCAACATGGGGCCCAAGTTCACCGACCTGTTCCGCATGGCGCGCGAGCTGGGCGCGGATTGTCTGGCGACCGGGCACTATGTCCGCCGCGTTGTCGGCGCGGACGGGGTCGAGCTGCACCGCGCCTTCGATCCCGCGCGCGATCAGTCCTATTTTCTCTACGGCACCACCGAAGCGCAGCTCGATTATCTGCGCTTCCCGCTGGGCGGGATGCCCAAGCCGCAGGTGCGCGCGCTGGCCGAGGCGGCTGCCTTGCGGAACGCGGCCAAGCCGGATTCGCAGGACATCTGTTTCGTGCCCGATGGCAATTACGCCAAGATCGTCACCAAGGTGCGCCCTGAAGGCGCGGCACCGGGCGCGATCGTTCACGCGGCGAGCGGCGAAAAGCTGGGCGAACACAAGGGCATCGTCCACTTCACCGTGGGCCAGAGGAAGGGCCTCGAAATCGGCGGCCAGCCCGAACCGCTCTATGTCATCGGCCTCGATGCGCTCTCCCGTGAAGTGCGCGTCGGGCCCAAGCGGATGCTGGCGGTGAACGCAGCCCGCATTACCGAAACCAACCGCATCGGGCCGGTGCCCGACGCGCCGCTAACCGCGAAGGTGCGCAGCCTCGCCAAGCCGGTGCCGGTGACGCTGGAAGGTGATCTGGGAGACGGTGCGGCGGTCACGATCCGCTTCGCCGAGCCGGAGTTCGGCGTCGCCCCCGGTCAGGCGGCGGTGATCTATGCCGGCGACCGGGTAATCGGCGGCGGCTGGATCGATTCGACCGAGAAGGTCGAAGCTTAA
- a CDS encoding DUF1153 domain-containing protein, with protein MIENQDIRPAQVIGPLGEPLTLADLPSPATKRWVVRRKAEVVAAVSGGLLTLDEALARYSLTLEEFASWQRAVDRSGMHGLRVTKIQHYRDLYERQLKY; from the coding sequence ATGATTGAAAACCAGGATATCCGCCCCGCCCAGGTGATCGGCCCGCTCGGCGAGCCGCTGACGCTGGCCGACCTGCCCTCGCCGGCGACCAAGCGCTGGGTGGTGCGGCGCAAGGCCGAGGTGGTGGCCGCGGTGAGCGGCGGGTTGCTGACGCTCGACGAAGCGCTGGCGCGTTACAGCCTCACGCTGGAGGAATTCGCCTCGTGGCAGCGCGCGGTCGACCGTTCGGGCATGCACGGCCTGCGCGTCACCAAGATCCAGCACTACCGCGACCTCTACGAGCGCCAGCTCAAGTACTGA
- a CDS encoding GlsB/YeaQ/YmgE family stress response membrane protein: protein MGWIIALIVGGIAGWLASLIMKRDASMGILLNIVVGCVGSVIGNLIAGPLLGIGGSVQEFSLRGLLIAVLGAVVLLGIFNLIQRGRVR from the coding sequence ATGGGATGGATTATCGCTTTGATCGTCGGCGGGATTGCCGGCTGGCTCGCCAGCCTCATCATGAAGCGCGACGCTTCTATGGGGATTTTGCTCAACATCGTGGTCGGCTGTGTCGGCTCGGTGATCGGCAACCTGATCGCCGGGCCCCTGCTCGGGATCGGCGGCAGCGTGCAGGAATTCTCGCTTCGAGGGTTGCTGATCGCGGTGCTGGGCGCGGTGGTGCTGCTGGGGATCTTCAACCTGATCCAGCGCGGGCGGGTGCGCTAA
- a CDS encoding efflux RND transporter periplasmic adaptor subunit: MNYETTIRAEAADGVTAEYAGARTLAAPAIPRWLILGGLGVFGLLLAIAAWFALAGGEPVAVDDDNAQAPSVTVVSPGRTMVAGLIEAPGTLAARRPMPVGVVGEGGQVLRVTVDAGDWVQQGQVLAVIDRSVQVQQAEAQSAQIEVARADANLAQANLDRALQLVERGFVSKADVDRLTATRDAAAARVRVAQAQLGELRARNERLNIYAPASGYVLARNVEPGQTVGGGSPPLFTIASGGEMEMLAQVSEEQLAKLSVGTMATIVPTGSDKEYSGQVWQVSPVIDGTTRQGTARIALSFAPELRPGGFATARLNSGSFSATVLPESAVLADSEGSFVYVVGPDNKAVRRAVKTGAVTPDGLAITEGLNGSERVVLRAGGFLNPGETVNPQPLKK, translated from the coding sequence ATGAATTACGAGACGACCATCAGGGCAGAAGCCGCCGACGGGGTGACCGCCGAATATGCCGGTGCGCGCACGCTTGCCGCGCCTGCCATCCCGCGCTGGCTGATCCTCGGCGGGTTGGGCGTGTTCGGCCTGCTGCTGGCGATCGCCGCGTGGTTCGCGCTGGCCGGCGGGGAGCCAGTAGCGGTCGATGACGACAACGCCCAGGCCCCCTCCGTCACCGTGGTATCCCCCGGCCGGACGATGGTTGCCGGGCTGATCGAAGCGCCCGGCACGCTCGCCGCGCGCCGCCCAATGCCGGTCGGCGTGGTGGGCGAGGGCGGACAGGTGCTGCGCGTCACGGTGGATGCGGGTGACTGGGTGCAGCAGGGCCAGGTGCTGGCGGTGATCGACCGTTCGGTGCAGGTCCAGCAGGCCGAAGCGCAGTCCGCCCAGATCGAGGTCGCGCGCGCCGATGCCAATCTGGCGCAGGCCAATCTCGACCGCGCGCTGCAACTGGTCGAGCGCGGCTTCGTCTCCAAGGCCGATGTCGACCGGCTGACCGCAACCCGCGATGCCGCCGCCGCGCGCGTCCGGGTGGCGCAGGCGCAGCTTGGCGAATTGCGCGCGCGCAACGAGCGGCTCAACATCTACGCCCCGGCCTCCGGCTATGTGCTGGCCCGCAATGTCGAGCCCGGACAGACGGTCGGCGGGGGCAGCCCGCCGCTGTTCACCATCGCCAGCGGGGGCGAGATGGAAATGCTCGCGCAGGTTTCGGAAGAACAGCTCGCCAAGCTCTCGGTGGGCACCATGGCGACGATCGTGCCGACCGGCTCGGACAAGGAATATTCGGGGCAGGTCTGGCAGGTCTCTCCGGTGATTGACGGCACCACCCGGCAGGGCACCGCGCGCATCGCGCTGAGCTTCGCGCCCGAACTGCGCCCCGGCGGCTTTGCCACGGCGCGGCTGAACAGCGGCAGCTTCAGCGCGACCGTGCTGCCCGAAAGCGCGGTGCTGGCCGACAGCGAGGGCAGCTTCGTCTATGTCGTGGGCCCGGACAACAAGGCGGTGCGCCGCGCGGTGAAGACCGGCGCGGTCACGCCCGATGGCCTCGCCATTACCGAGGGTCTCAACGGCAGCGAGCGCGTGGTGCTGCGCGCCGGCGGGTTCCTCAACCCTGGCGAAACCGTCAACCCGCAACCGCTCAAGAAGTAA